CCAGTCGGTACCCGTCGTTCTCGCGTCGCACGTGGCCGGCGGTCGGCGGTGGGAAGTGGCTTCCCAGCAGGAGAGTTGACGTACCGGCCAGTGAGGCGAGCACCCGGTTCCGGGTCCTGGCCGCGAGTTCGGGAGCGACGTCCACGCAGCTGCAGAGCTCCGGATGCGCCATCTGGACCGGGTGGTGGATGCTGTCGCCGGTGACCAGTGCGGTCTCGCCACGGCTGCTCAGTTCCACCGCTACCTGCCCCGGGGTGTGGCCGGGGGTGGGCAGCAGACGGATGCCCGGTGCGACGTCCGTGCCCTCGTCCGCGACCTCGATGAGGTCGAACAGACCTGCTTCCCGGACGGGATGGACCGAGTCCCGGAACATCTGCCGACGCGACTCCTCCATGTCGACACCCGCCCAGTAGTCCCACTCGGTGCGGGAGGTGAGATAGCGCGCGTTCGGGAAGGTGGGCACCCAGGCGTCGCCCTCGGCACGCGTGTTCCACCCCACGTGGTCGGCGTGGAGGTGGGTCAGGACCACGACGTCAACGCTCTCCGGCGCGAAGCCGGCCGCCCGTAGCCGTGCTTCGTAGTCGCTGTTCAGGTGGTGCCAGGCGGGGTTGGCGCGCCGCTTCCCGTTTCCGATGCCGGTGTCCACCAGCACCCGCATGCCGTCCACCTCGACGGCGAAACTGTGACTCGCCAGGCGCAGGAGGCCTTGTTCGTCGGCGAATTCGGGGCTCAGCCAGGGAGTCCGGCCCACGAGGTCGGTGGTCGCCCCGGGCAGCAGCCACGGACCGGTCTGGGAGGGCAGGGCCACTTCGTCGATGCGTCGTACGGTGTGGTTCCCCACCGTCCAGGAAGAGGCGGGGGGAGTAGGGGACTTGGTCGTCTGCGAGGAGGTGGACACGAAGACCTTCCTTACCTGTCAGGGGTTGCGAGGACGCAGATATGTCTTGGGCGGGTGGGTCCGGTGAGGCGAGTGGTGTGGTTGCTCGCGGGGTACAGCGGGGTCGGTGTGCTGGGCCCCTCTCGCACTAAAAGCGATTGGTTTGCTTTAAGGCACCGTAGGTCCTACGATCGACTAAAGCAAATGATTCGCTTTTACGGT
This region of Streptomyces ambofaciens ATCC 23877 genomic DNA includes:
- a CDS encoding MBL fold metallo-hydrolase, which produces MSTSSQTTKSPTPPASSWTVGNHTVRRIDEVALPSQTGPWLLPGATTDLVGRTPWLSPEFADEQGLLRLASHSFAVEVDGMRVLVDTGIGNGKRRANPAWHHLNSDYEARLRAAGFAPESVDVVVLTHLHADHVGWNTRAEGDAWVPTFPNARYLTSRTEWDYWAGVDMEESRRQMFRDSVHPVREAGLFDLIEVADEGTDVAPGIRLLPTPGHTPGQVAVELSSRGETALVTGDSIHHPVQMAHPELCSCVDVAPELAARTRNRVLASLAGTSTLLLGSHFPPPTAGHVRRENDGYRLAPAPSATTDHRLAPHA